Below is a window of Ananas comosus cultivar F153 linkage group 9, ASM154086v1, whole genome shotgun sequence DNA.
ATTCGACtttcaaaatttcaactttcGAAAATAAGATATGAtagagtaaaattttttttttaattacaatctcgtatatatctcttttttattattatatctcGTATATATCtcgtataataatatataaacttGACGGTCGAAAGAACGATGTAGGACCTTCTGCTAAAGAGGGATACACTATCCCGCATCTCGTGGAAAGCTGTGTACCCCATTTTTCCGATAGAGGAGAGAGAATACGTTGCGTAACTAAAGGTGTCCGTGGACCGCGTCAGGTTTGGGTAGTTGATATACTATACCCGTACCCTAAAACGAGATGGATACGAAAACAAAAACTATACCCTACCCATTTGACTTCGGATCGGATTCGGGTCTGAAtacttaaattaataatataccaatcaggtctatttgagcgggtctggatAGTGATTACCTATATACTATCCGCTTAAAATCGAATGCTAGGGTCTAGATCGGGTATGGGTaccatatgtatatattttttataaattttattaaacaatttataGACAAATTATAAACCTATCATGATAAAAAACCCACGTTTAATTAGTTGCACCTAGTCCAATAAAATtcgtttaaaaaaaaagattcaaataGTAAACAGCTACAAttaaaaaatgagttaaaaaaaaaagagtaaacaaaAAGACCAGGGTTTTCACTAGGATGAAAATATACAGAGATCCTTCATTTCTAAGTCCTATTGAAATTGATCGCTCaactttagattttttatttgctaTCGGGTATTTTACCGGGTCCAGATCCGAGTCCGGTTCCGAGTTCGGATTTGAAACCTCTTCCATACCCTACCCATTAAAAGATCGGGTTCAGGTCCAAGTCGGGTATGGATATAAAGTATTCGGACCCATACCTGAAACTTTAATGGATATTCTTTTTTACCCgtatactatctattttttatcgggtccggtttggatccggatagggtccggatcgggtatggtatatcggatattttggacagctttacGCGTAACTTCctcatattaaatatattgcatttaaattaaattttaaattgtcttTTAATAAtctatttgattttaattaaatttcttaACTTAGACTAATTCCAACAGGTACAACAAGGTACTGCACTCAACTTAAAAAGGAAGTTTGCTGATTTTGCTAACAATATCTTCGGAAACGACGACACCGTGACGAGGTTGAGGGAGGCCGTGAAGGCGTTAGATAATGTTGCTGCTACTAGTGAAACTTTACTCCAGCTTGTTTCGCAGCTATATAATTCGGATGTTAAGCGTCAACAGGAAGATGAGATACGAAATGCTCGTGAGACTAGCTCCTTTTTAACTGAGGATACGATTTGTGGCCGAGACACGGAGAAGGAAAGGATAGTTGAATGGTTAACAAAACCGACAAGCGATGAGCCGGAGAATGCTTCTGCAACTGTCGAAAAGGTCTCGGCTTTTACGATCGTTGGCATGGGTGGGTTGGGAAAAACTACTCTCGCGCAGCTCATCTACCACGATGAAAAAGTGCGGCAGTGCTTTGACTTGGTTTTGTGGGTGTGTGTTTCCGATCAATTTGATGTGGCTATGCTGACAAGAAAGACCTTAGAAGCGGCAGGGGTTTGGGATAGCCTCGGAGACAAGAGACTTAATACAATTCAAGAGATTCTTAAAGAGAAGCTGATCTCCAAGAAGTTTCTTCTCGTGCTGGATGATGTTTGGaatgatgataaaatacttgaatGGGATAAATTCATGGCTCCTTTAAAATTCGGAAAGAAAGGAAGCAAGATTCTCTTGACAACGCGAATGAATTCAGTGGTGAATACAGTAGCCAAAGTTCTACAAGGTAAAAAAGAATCTTTAAAATTGAGTGGGTTAAAAGAAGATGATTTTATACTACTTTTCAATAAGCATGCCTTTGCCGGAGAGAACATTGACAATCATAGAAACTTACAGTTGATTGGTCAACAAATAGCAAAGAAGCTTGGGGGATGCCCGTTGGCAGCAAAAATTTTGGGCGGATGTCTGAACTCTTGGATGGATGAAAAATATTGGAGAAgaattttgaatgaaaattttctaaatttgcgAGAAAGTGAGGACAACATTAGGATGATTCTGAGATTGACCTATCATCATCTGCCGACAAGCTTGCAAATTTGCTTTAGATACTGCAGTATATTTCCTAAGGAttctttgtttgaaaagaatgaGCTTATCCATGTGTGGATAGGTTCTGGGTTAATCAAGAAACAAGTATATGAAAAGCGAAGCTTAGAGGATATCGGAGAGGAGTATTTAAACCATCTAGCAAGAAAATCcctttttgatatcaaaataagcGACTATGGTTCTGACCGTAAACAACATTATGTCATGCATGATCTGTTGCATGATCTAGCTCAATTTGTCTCTTCAGGGGAATGTATGGGAGTTGAAGGTGACGGTTCCAGACAAATTCCAAAAACAATACGCCACTTATTTCTCAACAGGGTAAACAGTCGTATGATCTCCAATCTCAAGAACTTACGCAcccttattattattcattCAGACAAGGACTATGATGCAGTAGCTTTTAATGaggttctaaaagagttaaaaagcTTACGCTTACTACAAGTGAGTATAGTTGACTATAAGTTTCCCGATGAAGTTGGTAAACTCATTCACCTCCGCTACCTCTCCCTCTGGACTTTCACACAAAAGGAGGTATCTATTGTACCTCAATCTGTGTGTAGACTCTATCACCGACTTTCGGGGAACTGAAATAGATGATTCGACACTGGATGGAATGAGCAATCTAGTTCAATTGAGGCTGCTAAATATTCCTGCTTTTGTAACAGCCAAGATTCCTTGGATCGGCAAAGTAACATTACTTCAGAACTTAAATTATTTCCATGTCCGTGAGGAGCGCGGCTATAATATAGATCAATTAAAAGACCTGCAAAACCTCCGAAAATTATGCATTAGGGGCCTGGAAAATGTAAGGAGTTCCGAAGAGGCTGCGGATGCCAACttgattgagaaaaaaaatcttgatgAATTGTCACTCGATTGGTCTAGGAATCGCTCTGGTGGTCTCGAGGTAGATCAGCCGCTTCTTGATAATTTAAAACCACATACCAATCTCAAGACACTTGCAATCGCAGGATACGCCGGAGTTAGATCTCCACATTGGATGACGGCGACATCTCTTTCCAATGTAACAGATATCAATCTATACGACTGTAGCAGATGGGAGAACCTCCCACCTTTTGGGCAACTTCCTTTGCTCAGGCTTCTTAATTTACAAAGCATGCGGGCTGTGAAGAAACTATGGTGCTCAAGAAGTGGTGGTGGTTGCGCCTTTCCATCACTACAGGAGCTACAATTGTTTGACATGCCAGACTTGGAGTTGTTCGAAGGTGAGCACATGTTTCCTCTGCTTAATAAATTGCTTATACATTCTTGTCCTAGCTTGAAGGGTTTACCTGCTTTGCCTCTTACTCTAAATCAACTGGAGATTAAGGAGGCCGGATTGACTTCTCTTCCGATGATGCAACAAGATTGCAGTAGCGGCCAAGGACGAGCATCATGCTCATCATCGCATCCGGCACTTTCTGAACTAAGAATTTGTGAGTGCCCCAACCTCACATCTCTAGATGGATTCATGTTGCAGCAACAATATTTTCCAGCCTTGAAGAGTTTATCCATTGAAAGATGTGAAAATCTAAGGCATTTGCCGGAAAAATTCTTCCAAAAACTTCCCTCCCTCGAGCGTTTGACTATAGAAATGTGTCCCAATCGCACGACGCACGGGATTCTAGACGATCGATTGCCCGAGACGCTTGAAAAGCCCACTCTTGTATCAAACGGCGATCTCTATCTGTCGCTACTCGAGTCATTGCCAATACTGGCCGCTATACGCTACTTGTCCATTGTTGGTTGTGCAAGCATGACGTCCTTTCCTCTGGCGGAAGTTTTTCCAAGGTTGTCGCAACTCTGCATCCGGAATTGTAAGGAACTGTCGTCAGTGGATGGGCTACAAGCTCTCCCCTCGCTTGAATCCTTGCAGATTGGAGGGTGCGACGCGCTCGTCGAGCTTTCACTGTTGCAACCACCATTAGGCGTCGCTAGTACCAGCCACACAGATATGGTGCTGCGCCCTTCAATGGATCTTTATATCGACCGGCCAGCTCTGTTGCGTCTCGAACCACTGAGAAGCCTCAGCTTTGTTAGCTCACTCAGCATACATGATGGCACCGAACTCACATCCCTCGACGAGCAATGGCTGTTGCAAAACCGAAACTCCCTTAAAAGCTTGGAAATTTTTGAGGCCTCGTCTCTTGTATCCTTACCAACCAGTATGATTGATCTTCAAGCCCTGCGTCATTTGACTATAGATGATGCTCCTTTGCTTGAGACGATTCCAGAGCTGCCCGCCTCAATGAATTCTCTAACAATTACCGGCTGTCGCCCCGAGTTGAAGGAGTACATAGAAGGCTCCCAAAAATTCGCCAATATTCGTTGGGTGCAGGTTACTGAAAAATCTCCTTACTAAGAAAAAGATCGGGTATGCCCCATCTCTGTACTATCTCTAACCCTCTTAAATGCAACTTTTTCTTCTCAATATTATTTGTATCTTAGTCTTGTTTTACTaccctgctttttttttttttttttaatttttgttcctCTACTTTCAGCAGCAACAGACTCTTAACAGAGCATGtgacatataaaatattatatttgttagagaagtatatttttatattgtttattaACTTAATTACTAATTGAATAAGTGGTAAAGGGTtgggtggttggtatccgagacccaagttcgaatcctagttgattgacatttccaactaagtttatttttaaatgaaataaacgaagcgggtagcatgctacctatctctcaaaaaaaaattattaattgaataaatttaaataaaaaatttaataataaaaaaaatttaaattggttTGTGTGCAacataaatttttgtaaaaacttattaataattaaattattttataaaaNGTGTGCAacataaatttttgtaaaaacttattaataattaaattattttataaaaacatgtgtgaaaaaaaagagagaaaactattacaataattttaaaaaaaaatatataaatttaaaatttagaaaattttatagatatattaactgtttgttattagttatttaattttattcatagaaaaataattataattattgaaTTTGGCCATCTTTtgtatgaaatttaataaaCATTTTGTCTAGTTAAcaaaaattaatcataaaatattttttaaaaaatcagttaaaaaaaaatttgaggggcctatttcaaaGAATCctaatagttgaggggtctattgTCATATAAGTTGCATGAGTGTTTTTTCCAAAGTAGGTAGATGTGTAGGTCACTATACAGTATATTTGTTTGAAATTCTaaaatagtttttcttttttcccagATTGATAGACCTTTAAGCTAAGAAAATTTTATGCAACCCTTTATATTATGGAATGCATGGTTGATTTGTTTATGTTTCAATAAAGGCTTGCGCTTATCTTGCCTTCAAATTAGGAGctctatcaaatttataatcaaGCAGAGCTGATTGCAGAACAGAAAATATGAAAGCATCGGTGAATTTCTGTTTCGGCAAGTTCACCTTTTAGGTAGTAATTGCTTGATGAAGTTCAAAGTAGTTCATTGTTacgttttatatatttattttctcttcagTTTCTTTACTATGATATTCTGATACTATGTTTGATAACAGATTTATCAGCTTGCTTTCTTCTGCAGTTGGCTTCAGTGGACAAAGTATGAGGGAGCTCTTTCTGTACCAATTCGATCTATTTCTACCTTTTTTTTGTTCGCACCTGTTGTTGCTAGTATAATAGCTGTActactaaaatattaaaaaaataatgtagtGGAAGTGATTTGCAAGTTGTAATACTAAACAGAAAAACCGAAAGATCTCCAAACGAAGTTGTGCTGTATTGTTAATTTAGACATTTTGATTTACAATAAATGCAAAATTGAGATGGTTCTTTGTTCTCTTTCTCAATTGAGCTCATTGTTTGCAAACATCTCATGTCCTGCTCGAAACTTAGCAAGGGCTCCAGTTCTAAAAGCTAAAGTGAGTTTACAATAAATATGTGATGTTGTGTTTGAAGAGGATAGTGCTAATAACCTTAGCAATCTTTTACCTAAGGTAAGGTATTCATTCACAAGTAGGTCTGAGTTTGATTCGAAATTGAATAAGCAAGCTCGAGCTTGGCTCAATCATAAACAAGCCGAAAATGACCAAGCAAAAGTTTTTCAATAAATGCCCACAATGTTAACAAGCATATATACGAAGCAGAATTTCCTTCTTTACAACACCAAAATCATAAAACCAAAATGCTTagtaatagagagagagggggaaaaaaaaaaaaaaacaaaacaaagcacCTATAACGCCGCATCAGGATTTGTCGACAAAGATTGTATAAGAGCACTCCTATCCTGCTAGCTAGCAAGGAATATTTATaggagccaaaaaaaaaaatcataagtatGATTGATTTAAAAGTATGAAGACTCAGCAACACTTATGTATTCTGCAGATTATTGATATAAACTAAGCCATCAACATTTTAAGCGTAGTCGTATGTAAGATCCATTGTAAGGAGGAAACTTAAAAAGTGAATGTATCCTTCAGAAATTAATGtttgatatatattaattaacaaGCTATGTGCCAATATTTACACCATGTTGCACTCAAGAATTGCAACGCGTTTGTCCCATCGTAGAGCGTCCAATTtctacaaattatatttttatggtTTGGTTAAACTGTGCTGTCATGTAAGCGTTTGTAcaatatgattaaattttattctagcCCTCAAACATTTAAGCGTGATATTTTAAAACTTGGAAGGTTTAAAAAGCAATTTACAACCCTGCTGCAGCTTCAGCTTCTGGAACTCCTCTTCGAGCTCGTCGTTCAAAGGCTTGGGCTCTGCTGCTTCTGCTggtaatttctttctttctctctctctctctctctctctcgtgatGTGCTTGTTGGTCAACTCTGACGGAGACGATAATTGGGGCGTAGGACCTCGAAAACCCTAGAGATCGGGGCGACGAAGGATTGAGCGAAGTGGTTCTCCTTCGCTTTCGATATGGGATTAGTGGAGGGAGTCGATTGTAACATTTCCATCGAAAACATCATTCTCAAGAGTATTAGTTTTCACCGACCGTCCATAGTTAAAGTGGCACAGGATTTGACTGTGGCATCCGAgatctcaaatttgaatcctagttgagtTATATTTCCAGTtcagtttatttataaataaaataaacgaagtggatagcatgctatttatctctcaaaaaataaaaagagtatttgtttttcggaaaaaaaattcgaaaaacaGAAACgaaagttaaatttttcaggaaatctgattttatttttttaaacaaaattttctttttttctgggaaacagaaaaaaaaactattttttttaaaatattggaaaACTAAGCACTGATAAGTAGCGTAAGTAGATATAGGTAAATTACACGTTTAGTCCTAAAACTATATGTGGCTTGATATTTTTGTTCTCGAACTTAATTTGTCTAAATTTTTGACTTGCGTTATGAAATGCATCCCACTTTAGCCCTCAAACTAtagttgtaattttttgatCAAACTATAAGGAATGTGATACCTTAGCTCTCGAgctttttgaattattacaaTTGAGTCTTACAATCTAATACTTTTAAATAAGTATTGATGAATTACTAATATTGaaataatagtattttaattatcATAGCATCATTAAGTACTAAATAGGATATTACTATAATTTAGAAAGTTCAAAGGctaaaatcatatataattcGAACCAtaaattacaactaattaaagtttaagaagTAAAGTGTCACGCATCTCATATTCAAgtcaaaaattacaacaaattaaagttcgaGGCCCAAAGTATCACACTGGTAGTAGTCTTAtgaccaaaagtataatttaccttcttcttcttttttttcggtCAGCTTGGTGTAGGTACTGCCTAGATCACAACGTAAGCCCCACGCACACTCCTGAATCTGAATATTCTTGGACATTTATTAAGATAATAATTATTCAGATAGGTAACATGATCTTCAACGTTGATTTTGGCTGTTCAAaactgttgatttttttttttgagatttagTCCTACATGATTTTGGCTGTTCAAAACTGTTGGGTTATCCTTTCGGTCATTGATTGTGTTCATTTGATCATCTGAGGAAGAAGTAGAGAGCTAGCTACACGCGAAACATGGCTTTGGCCTTGGTAGCTGAGTTTGCGGCGTCGGTCGTAATCGAGAAGCTGATCAGCACGGCCGTATCCGACGTTTGGGAACGCTGCGCCGGGCCGAGCGCCATGCAGGAGGAGGTCCAGAGGCTTCAGCAGGCTTTTCCGCGGATTCAAACCATTTTGGATATGGTCGAGAGGGGCCAGACTGTCGGCACGAAGCAAAACGACGTGCTGGACGCCTGGCTGTGGCAACTCAGAGACGCTGTCGATCAGGCGGAGGACGTGCTCGATGAGATGGAGTACTACGAGCTGGAGAAGGCAGTGCA
It encodes the following:
- the LOC109715263 gene encoding LOW QUALITY PROTEIN: putative disease resistance protein RGA1 (The sequence of the model RefSeq protein was modified relative to this genomic sequence to represent the inferred CDS: deleted 1 base in 1 codon); the encoded protein is MALALVAESAASVVIEKLISTAVSYVGTCGAGPSTMQDEIQRLQQAFLRIRTILAFVEGGQTVTTKQNDVLDAWLWQLRDAVDQAEDVLDEMEYYELEKAVQAGDNKVQQGTALNLKRKFADFANNIFGNDDTVTRLREAVKALDNVAATSETLLQLVSQLYNSDVKRQQEDEIRNARETSSFLTEDTICGRDTEKERIVEWLTKPTSDEPENASATVEKVSAFTIVGMGGLGKTTLAQLIYHDEKVRQCFDLVLWVCVSDQFDVAMLTRKTLEAAGVWDSLGDKRLNTIQEILKEKLISKKFLLVLDDVWNDDKILEWDKFMAPLKFGKKGSKILLTTRMNSVVNTVAKVLQGKKESLKLSGLKEDDFILLFNKHAFAGENIDNHRNLQLIGQQIAKKLGGCPLAAKILGGCLNSWMDEKYWRRILNENFLNLRESEDNIRMILRLTYHHLPTSLQICFRYCSIFPKDSLFEKNELIHVWIGSGLIKKQVYEKRSLEDIGEEYLNHLARKSLFDIKISDYGSDRKQHYVMHDLLHDLAQFVSSGECMGVEGDGSRQIPKTIRHLFLNRVNSRMISNLKNLRTLIIIHSDKDYDAVAFNEVLKELKSLRLLQVSIVDYKFPDEVGKLIHLRYLSLWTFTQKEVSIVPQSVLDSITDFRGTEIDDSTLDGMSNLVQLRLLNIPAFVTAKIPWIGKVTLLQNLNYFHVREERGYNIDQLKDLQNLRKLCIRGLENVRSSEEAADANLIEKKNLDELSLDWSRNRSGGLEVDQPLLDNLKPHTNLKTLAIAGYAGVRSPHWMTATSLSNVTDINLYDCSRWENLPPFGQLPLLRLLNLQSMRAVKKLWCSRSGGGCAFPSLQELQLFDMPDLELFEGEHMFPLLNKLLIHSCPSLKGLPALPLTLNQLEIKEAGLTSLPMMQQDCSSGQGRASCSSSHPALSELRICECPNLTSLDGFMLQQQYFPALKSLSIERCENLRHLPEKFFQKLPSLERLTIEMCPNRTTHGILDDRLPETLEKPTLVSNGDLYLSLLESLPILAAIRYLSIVGCASMTSFPLAEVFPRLSQLCIRNCKELSSVDGLQALPSLESLQIGGCDALVELSLLQPPLGVASTSHTDMVLRPSMDLYIDRPALLRLEPLRSLSFVSSLSIHDGTELTSLDEQWLLQNRNSLKSLEIFEASSLVSLPTSMIDLQALRHLTIDDAPLLETIPELPASMNSLTITGCRPELKEYIEGSQKFANIRWVQVTEKSPY